One Bombus affinis isolate iyBomAffi1 chromosome 10, iyBomAffi1.2, whole genome shotgun sequence genomic window, TTGCTATAACAAAGTAATTAAGCAATCACAAGATTATATGTGTGATTCGCTAAAAAAGGtaagtaataaattataacatttgaTGATGTTATATAAAACACATCATATTTTCCCGTATCGAGAAGTTAACCTAAAGCAAATAATGCatattaaatgtaaaaaaatcTTGAATGCTAAACTAAGTAGTTTTTATGTAATAATCTCTGTAATATATAATAagggataataataataagtaaaaagtaaaatttcgCGCATATTAGATAATAGCACCATACACATATAGATTATTTGCAAAACTGAAGGAACATTATTTACCTATCTTTTAGATCGGAAATGTTCTTAACACTGCAGTAATAGCTTTCAAATAgtaaaaaattttgtataaaaactTCTGTTAGCAATAAAAACAATATTTCCATTTGTTTATAGTAATATTCACTTTTACTTTTAAATTGGCATTCATAAGGCACGAAGGTCGATGTTTCGATAACTGTCCGGAAGACACAGAGGTACTCTATCAGTGTGTTTATGAATTAACTTACACAATTACATCTTTATTTTTACTATGAATGTATAAAATTATCAATTGGAAAATTAGCCTATTTTGTTACTAGTGTCATCAtggcatataaatatataaatgcgTAAGTGCCAGTGTGAAACAAATATCTAATACTGTGGTATTTCGTATGACAATTTTCTTTTCAgaaaatttaacatttaattacttgaaattagtaaaaataaaattctcatGATTGACATCACCTGAAAATTAAgctacattttttaataatagtcttaatatttttttataagtaATAAGTGCAATTTCACATAAGAAAAGATAAGTATCTGAATTATAATATATCTGGAAAGTACAAAACAGAAGAATGAAACTTTCTTCGTATACATATACTAACATCGTAATTTCATTTAGTCGACTAGAAGCActtgaatttataaaaattttaatcagAAATTAGCGTATCCACAATATAAAAGTCACGTGGGTGAGTAACAAAATGTAAAGCACTTAATCGTACTCAAGTATTATAAATTGGAACAGCCGGTTTGTTATCTGAGGTAAGCGTACGTCGGATTCAGTTCGAATGTTTCGAAAACGTTGAATGTTCAGTATGCTAAGTATCCGAGAAGGTAATTATATCAGCtgattttttctcttcctttgaTACAAATGGAGTAACTACTTGCATGTTGACTGATACATATAAAGGATAAGTAAGTTGTTTATCCAGAGACATCACTTGTTTCTAAAACATAAACTCAGTCTTTTTAGCAACTTGAATAGTTTCTTAAGATTAAAAAATTCATAAGTGCTACTTACTTCTTCGTTCTTATGGAGTGACAACCTAAGCATACCCGAACTCTGAATGTGTTTTACTTGACGTTGTTCGTCCAATGAAATTAGAGTTACTctggaaattaaatattttttaaaaattctaatCTAAATAAGATCTATCATTAAATCTATCATTTGAGaagttataattaaaaaaatactaactttaaaattattttgtgcTTGCtatgattaacttttatatGATCTGTATCTAATCTATGATTTCTCTTAATCCTCAAAGTAGTACTATCCAAGCACACCACCAAATCTAATCCAAAATGAAATGCTGTCCATCTCCAAATATGCTCGCCAGCTTTTTCAATGCACCTTCCACAACGGAAACATTCACGAGCAAACTCTTCTTCACTCATTTGTTTTGGTCTTAAATAGTTAAATAGAAAGTTTTTACAGCTGTTTCTGCTCATTAAATATTTCAGTATTATACtacgtaaataaaataattgtcaCAGATACCTAAAGTAGAATAAACATGGGAGTAGGTTTTTTAGAGTGAAAGTTCTGTCCACAAAGCTGGTTgtaaaaaaggaaggaaaaaggaggcACATATTTGAGACTCTTTACTATGTCCATCTTCCTAAGCATAGATCAAGGATACATTTAGAAAAAGTAAAACTTTTGTAACTTACCCTCGATCTTTATTCGCATCTATTCTTAGTAAATGTAACCATTGTTCTTTATATGCATTATGTAACCACTCGTGTGGTATTAAGTTGTCACTATATAAAATCTTTACATCTTGATCGTGAAGTAAAAGATATTTCATTCTCAGGGCTTTAAAAGGTGCTGCAAATTCTTTGCCTTCTTCTGTTGTAAGGAATGGTTTTGTCCATTTATGATTTCTAAAATATTCATCAATTTGAAGTGTTTCCTCTTTATTATGTACATGAACAAATAGCCTGAAATAcagtttataattatataagttCTGTTTAAATGCATTTCTTATCTTAGTGTGTCACTACTCACCATACACGTAACATCATGTATATGCAAAATTCTGTTTGCATAGCAATTAAATCAGGACTAGCAATTAATTCAATCATCAAATCAGGTGTAATTTCTTTTAAAAAGGTAGGATGTAACCATCCATATCCTAAGAGATTTACTTCTAACCACCGTTTTGCTGCAGTTTTTACAACTGGCACACCATAAGATACAGCAGCATTATAATAAGGAACGACTGTTTTTATATTCGTTGTCTCTACCATAATATCTGTACATTGGTCAATTAATCCTTGTAATTGAAATAATGTAGAGGTAGCCAAAATTGGTATGACCTCTTTTGGTTCTAAACTGACTTCATCCTGGTAAAAGGAACCAAAGACTGTCAAAAGAgctgaaaatatataaaattaagaaatataaatcttacttttaattattagaataaaagaaatttgaataaaaaataaagaattattTACAATCCAATGTAATGTTAGGATCAGCAATCTCTACACTTATAACTGTCTCATTTGCTTCTCTCCAAGATCCTGAAAACATACTTGCAAAATACGGACTCTGTAAAAGcaagtaatatataaaattttaacataaaaattaaatatatgtacTTATATGATACATTAAAATAATGACATTACCTGACTAATATAAACTTTATGCAACCTCCATGCTTTGCCCAACATGAGCACAGTTATAtcacttcctttttcttcttggaACAAGGTTTTGTAAATGTATTGTGCTGTTGTCAGCAATTTCCTTCTgtaagaattaaaaatattgcattaattacgatatatatgtATCAAACCATTCAAATGAAAGACAGTTTAGTAATCAGTTGACAATATAACATTGTTAGATACAATACTAAGAAGCTTTTTTTATCGATGATGCAAATattgtttaatagcattgaCAATCGAATCTTATAATAGCTATGGGTAATTAACTAATATAAAGCTAAGATTATTTACTACAAGATTCTCGTACTTTTTCGGTGTTTGAAGCGTCCGATCGATGTAATCCGATTCAGAATCAAAATCATCTTCCTCGATGCACTTTCGCTTACGACCACGGTATACGGAGTGCACTGCATTATTTGACATCGATGCAATTTTTCTCACGTAATTTCCCATGTTTCGTTATGTATTTCAATGAGCAAAAGAAATTTCTAGTTCAATCACCGATAAATTCATCAGAATTCTCAACATTGTTTTTTTAATGCAGAGAACTGTAGGTCTGCTGCGCGTTCAGTGTTCAGAAGAAAGGTCTGTATAAATGTTCCTCTTGAAGCCTGTAAGCCCGTAACGGCTGTAACCTATCTACTTATGTGCATGTGCACAtggagatatatgtatatacaacatGTAAACATGTGACATAACAAAAGATATGAGACATTCTGTCCAACAAGTCGAGTTAAGAGAAGTGGAGGGTAAACACAACTAATCATGTGACACCTCAACCATTGGCTAGTAGTCGCATCGCTAGTGAATTACGATTATCAAGGTTGACTTCGTAGAAAATACGTAGCAAAGAGGAAATTTCCTCTCCGATTTAAATAAAGCTTCTCAGCAGTAACTTACGCTAAATTGTCCATCTGTGTTGACACAACCGTGTTAATTGGTAACAAATATATTTGCTCAATCTAACAACATATATATTTcagatttttcaattttcggAATAATAGTTTTCTACTTTGTAGTATCTCAGAATTTCCTAAATTTTATAAGCCGATCTCGATACTAGCTAGGGAAAACCGTTCGAAGATTGAGTCATAAAAAATCAATATGGAAGATAACAAAGTTCTTGTGAGATATGAGTTGAGTGTCTCTGTCTGAGCATTCATAGTATGTCACGCACGCAGAACTTGaacctttttatcttttatgtTGATTTTTGTAACTCAATTTTTGGACGGTCTTTTCTATGCTTTCGACAAGTGTCAAGACCTATTTGTATTAATGATCGTGTTTGTGACCACTTCATAATTTTCCTTGACTTGATTTCTATTAGCCAGAATACTACACAGGTCCCgaaattcgaaatttcttgtattACCCACCACACAGAGGGCGTTGATGTCGAATAGTCGAAATAATTTCAACAAAGTAACACGTGGTGGAAATAATCCagtaaattttgtataatttttataatgctTTATAAATAGGCATACTTTATCTATGCATAAACAATCCTATCTATGGTTAAATATCACTTTAGGGGACACAAAATTATAGTATTTGGCACCTACTATTTTCATTAAatacaaatcgctacataatcaTGATATCTCTCACCATAGAAGTTTCAGggtttgtatatgtatatgaccGTGGTACGGTTTGCCCAATGAAATGAGTGACACTAGTCAGCAACCAATACTTGCAGCTACAATAATTAAGTTTTTACATTTACTACCTCGTCCCATTGAACAGACTATAcatatcaattttttaaatatttatacattatttgtataatagatagaatatatgtatgtattgctTAAGTCTGTTCGAATTGAATGTTTCTTTCGCGAGGGGGCTAGAATCTAATAAGA contains:
- the LOC126921209 gene encoding protein germ cell-less isoform X1, with product MGNYVRKIASMSNNAVHSVYRGRKRKCIEEDDFDSESDYIDRTLQTPKKRKLLTTAQYIYKTLFQEEKGSDITVLMLGKAWRLHKVYISQSPYFASMFSGSWREANETVISVEIADPNITLDSLLTVFGSFYQDEVSLEPKEVIPILATSTLFQLQGLIDQCTDIMVETTNIKTVVPYYNAAVSYGVPVVKTAAKRWLEVNLLGYGWLHPTFLKEITPDLMIELIASPDLIAMQTEFCIYMMLRVWLFVHVHNKEETLQIDEYFRNHKWTKPFLTTEEGKEFAAPFKALRMKYLLLHDQDVKILYSDNLIPHEWLHNAYKEQWLHLLRIDANKDRGPKQMSEEEFARECFRCGRCIEKAGEHIWRWTAFHFGLDLVVCLDSTTLRIKRNHRLDTDHIKVNHSKHKIILKVTLISLDEQRQVKHIQSSGMLRLSLHKNEEKQVMSLDKQLTYPLYVSVNMQVVTPFVSKEEKKSADIITFSDT
- the LOC126921209 gene encoding protein germ cell-less isoform X2 — protein: MLGKAWRLHKVYISQSPYFASMFSGSWREANETVISVEIADPNITLDSLLTVFGSFYQDEVSLEPKEVIPILATSTLFQLQGLIDQCTDIMVETTNIKTVVPYYNAAVSYGVPVVKTAAKRWLEVNLLGYGWLHPTFLKEITPDLMIELIASPDLIAMQTEFCIYMMLRVWLFVHVHNKEETLQIDEYFRNHKWTKPFLTTEEGKEFAAPFKALRMKYLLLHDQDVKILYSDNLIPHEWLHNAYKEQWLHLLRIDANKDRGPKQMSEEEFARECFRCGRCIEKAGEHIWRWTAFHFGLDLVVCLDSTTLRIKRNHRLDTDHIKVNHSKHKIILKVTLISLDEQRQVKHIQSSGMLRLSLHKNEEKQVMSLDKQLTYPLYVSVNMQVVTPFVSKEEKKSADIITFSDT